GTGGCCGCAGACCGTGGCGATGTCAAGAAGTTGAAGGGTCTGCTGAACAAGGAGGATGCCATGGCGATGGTTGtggtgacggcggcgacgagcaagAAGCCTTCCAAGGAGGACCAGTTCCCTGCTGGCCGCATCAATCCCCTCCTGCTGGCATCTGCGTGCGTTGGCTCCTGGAAAGCACTGAACTTCCTTCTCGAGAGGGAAGACGCAAAGAAGGCACCAATGGTGGCTCCTACTCAAGAATTCCTTGAGTTGCTAGCAGGAGGCAGCGGCACCAAGGGAAGAATTGCGGTGTCAGCTGCTGGTGATGTAGAAGAGGGCGTTGACCACGAGCCTGCTCCGCCTGCAGCAGGAGCACTTCTCAAGGGCGTCACTCCAGATGGGGACACAGCACTACATGCAGTTGCCAGCAATGGAGACAACGGCGATGATTTCTTGAAGTGTGCTGGCATCATCTGTGATCGGGACAGGGACCTCCTGTTTGCGAAGAATCACATGGGCGACACACCCTTGCATTGTGCTGTCCGTTCTGGGAGCTCCAAAATGGTTTCTCGTCTCATTGCTCTAGCTGAACATGAGGGTGCCGAAGGGAAGCTCAAGCTCTTGAGAATGGAGAACGAGCGTCACGAGACGGCACTGCATGAGGCTGTCCGGATTGAAGATGGTAGAATTCTGGATGATCAGGAGACACTTTATGCTGTCCTAACTGATGAAGACATTAGAAGCCCGGGTCATAAGGGTGATGCTGACGGCGGCGGTGCACCAGAAGAGAAGAATATGGTCAGGCTGCTTATGGGTTCTGATCCCGAATTGGCTAATTATCCTGCCAAAGGCATTTCGCCTTTGTGCCTAGCCATCTTGCTGGAGAAGGATACCATTGCAGTCACCCTTTATAAAAAGAGTGGCGGCAATCTCTCCTACTCTGGACCAGATGGACAAAATGCACTGCATGTTGCGGTTCTCGGAGCTACTAGTACAAACACAGGTACCAACTAGATGTGTCAATTCTGTTATATATACATACTGCTTGCATACCATTTTTGCTTGTCATAGGGCCAATACAATACAAATAATGGTTTAGAATCAACATGATTAAACAGTAATTCTGCCTTAGAGTTCATTTATCTGAAAAAGAACTAtcatggtcgtgttttctttttccacagATCAAAAAGATGATCTTGAGTCGTTGCACTTTAACATTATGTTTTGGGATTTTTAATTTACATACATCCCCATTTTATACCTTTTTTTCTCTGTGACACTTACCTATGTCTTTTTTCACATGTTTTGACCAATGTCGTTTATTCATTAACACCCAGTATGTAAGTTAATGTCTCATCTGTAATCATCTCTACATATCACATTGTTGATTTCCTCTATATAAGGGAGAAGTCCATTCTTGAGCATCCCACTCTTGTCAAAGTTCGATTTTGGCCATCCGATTCAGAAACCAAAATCCATTGACCAACGAACGAGCAAAACTGGACAAATTTGGTCATCTTGCTGGTTTAGAAGGTGCTTATTTGGATCTTATTTGTTCATGTTCCTAATGTATTATTGCTCATAATCACGCCTATTATTTATTGAATTTATAGTTTTGTGTTACATTAGACCTAGAGATCAACCAAGAGGATCTAGCGACTGTGAGTATACAAAAGATCTGGAAGATGACATGAACCTCTCCGGTGCCATGCTCTACCACATGCAAAACATATTTAGGTATGGCAACTAGCATGCCTTCGCTAGCCCTCCAAATAAGATTTAGTTAATTTGACTCCAACAGATTTGGTTCCCTACGTGGAGTATGGATCCTTTTAGTTGATCTTCAGGTCTAATATAGTGTGAAATTATaattcaaataaataaaagggtGTGACTACGAGCAATATAACCCCAGAAATTTGAACAAATAAGATCAAAATAGCTCCTAATTGATCACCAACAGATAGATTGTAGCTTTATAAAAAACAATTTTGTGCTACATATTTATCTGATTTGAAATAAGTTAGTTATAAATTTTCAGAGATTAGCCCAActttttaattttagaaaatatgtgTAGGGAGAACAACATTCGAAACAAGATAGATGGCCAAATTTGTCTTATTTTGGTAGCCTAGATGCTCAATGATTTCAGGTTTTTGAGTTGGATGGTCAAAATCAGACTCCAGCAAAAGTTGGATGGCCAAAGGTGGACTTCTCCCATTAAATAATTCCCGTTATTTGGAGAGCTATTGAGATTTAGATAATATATATAGGCACCCTCaagctcaattttttttcattaacaTAAAAATCATATTCGCAGTGATGGTAGAAGTACTACTTAGATTGAACAGGAGCCTTCCTACACAAGGGGACAAACATGGGAGTACGCCTCTTCACTTCGCTTCGTCTCTGCACCAGGATTCATCTGGTTTCTTCTGGTGCCCTCCTTGGATTCGTAATTATTGGCGTACCAGGATTTCCAACATAGTCGCAAAAGTATTTGAAGCTAACCCAGCAGCTCTGTACCCCATACATGTCGCTGCCTCCGTAGGTACCACGAGTACCGTAGAATTTTTTCTTCAGAAGTCTCCCAGTAGTGCTGGATTGCGCAATGCTAAAGGAAGGACGTTTCTTCATGTTGCCGTTGAGAAAAGAAGACGGGAGATAGTCTCATTTGTTTGTCAGACTCCATCTGCAGAATGGATTTTGAATATGCAGGACAAGGACGGAAACACGGCACTGCACTTAGCTATCAAAAGAAGGATGCACTGCACTGAATAACATTCAGAATTTTCTCCTTCTGTGGGCCCATTCTGAATTTGTCGCTTCTgtggctgtttttttttcagaccGCTGAAAGCCGGATACATATGGTTCTCAAATTATTCGGTGCAAAGCACAGTGGTCTTCGCTGTGATCACATTGAGCAAAAGCATAGACGTCCCTTGAaccaaaaggagaagaagaaagaatcgAATTTGATTAAAGATACAACGCAGATGTTTATTGTCGTTGCAATCCTGATAGCAACTGTGGCTTTCGGTGCAACTTTCGCCATTCCTGGAGGTTACAAAGCAGATGATCATTTGAATGGAGGCACACCAACACTTGCTGGAAGGTATATTTTCGACGCATACATGATGGCCAACACGTTGGCTTTTGTTTCCTCCACCGTAGCTACTGTTGCCCTCGTAATATCTGGAACTACTATGGTTGACTTGGGCACCCGGCAATGGAACTTGATTGCAGCTGTTTATCTGTTGTCGAGTTCAGTCACAAGCATGACGGTTGCTTTTGCACTTGCTGCGTATATGGTGCTAGCTCCGGTTGCTCGTAGCACTGCTATTGCGATATTTATGATTAGCCCTCTCCCTGTGCTATATAGAAATGTGGATAGAATATTTAAATGGGGTCTTCTTGCACGGGCGCGACTTGTTAGGAAGGGACCAATCCCAACAATATTGAATTTTTTCGGAATGGCGGTCTTTGGCACGATACTGATGGATCTTTGGCCCCTCATTGTTACCTTTGCTTGGGCTGCATTTGCAAGGATCCACCACTGATTGGGGAGAACCGCGAAACAGATGAGAAGGGATGAGGCATTTGCAAGTATAAGCATTTGACACCTCTCCTATTTAAATGCATGTTCTTGCGATGGGGGGCAGAGCAACGAGCGCCCCAGAGTGGAGGAcgaagaggagagaggagaggcggTGGGGCGGCTTTTCTGGGGCACAGTGCAGGCGCACCGGGGGCAGGGCGCTAGGAGCGGCACGGGCGCAAGGCGGCTGGGcgcgacgacgccggcgagcaGCATGCCAGGGCGCACGGCTGCAGGCCTGCTGACGGCAGGCAGGCGGCAGCGAGCGCGGCGCAGAATTAGTCCAGCAGGCTGGAGCAGTGCAGCACCAGTTTGGGAGAAATCGAGCAAGTACTAAGGTACCCAGGTATTTAAATGCGATTCTCTCTACAATTAGCCCCTGTTCTGTTGTAATTTTTAGATGTTCAGCATTTGATTAAGAATTTGATGGCATATTGCCATTGGTCAAGAACTTAAAATGTCAAGAGCACATCTCGTCAagagaaccaaaaaaaaaaaggaaaaaaaacgtgGGCACACAAACGCAACTGGGATAGAGGCGCACACACACTCACCACCCAGGATAGTAGGATAATGACATGACACACTGTACCGATTCAGAATTGTTCAGGTGCATACATCAATGGTTCAATACAGGAGCAAGAGAAATGAAAAATTGACAGAGGCATGCGTCAATTGTCCAGATACAATTGCATAGAGGAAATGGATAAGTCCGGTGACAAATCCAGGATTTGGAGTATTTACAGTGGCACCACAGAAATTaccatcttttttttatcaaaacaGGCCGGTTTGGGCTCTGGGCAAGCTGGGCCCGCACGTCTTCCACGAATGCTTCACTGCCCTCGAAGCTACTGTTGCTCAGCTCAAATTTCTTGAGGCTTTGTAGGGATGCTAGCCCAGAAAACAACCCAGCATTCATTATTCCATCACGGCCACTGTGACCAGAGTCTAACATCTCAAGCTTAGGCGCTGTTCCGTCTTTAAACTGCACAGATTTGACGTCGATCTCACCTCCTGAGCATCTCTGTACGCCAGTCAGTTGCAGCGCCACTAGAGTAGTTCTGTTGTTGATCAGTCGAATGAGATCTGCTTTGGACTTGTTCTGTTGACGCTGCGTCCTCTGCAGACTTGGATCTTGATATGGCTTCTTGAGATGAACGAAACAATCTTGGAGGCAATCCTCAGCATCATAGGCAAGCATCATGACTCATGAGCACCTTGTGGTTGTCAGAGATCACACGATGATGAACGCCAGGCGAGCTCCCAGGAACACACACGAAGAGGATTTTGTGCTGCgatgaagctgcagcttttctGTTGTTGTTTTATCCTTTTTATTGACCGCTTACAACTGAAAAGAAGTAAAAGACCGCTTACAACTGAAAAGAAAACGAGCGCACGACGCGAGAGTGTATCCCGTAGCCCAAAGACTCGGTCTGCTGCGAGCTATTCTCGCGACAGCCTGAACTGACATGCAAGGCCATCACACAACTCGTTTCTAAAAAAACAATCACACAACTCGTGGGCTCATGCATGTGACAGACACAACACAAAATAAAGTAATTAAGACACGTATAGGANNNNNNNNNNNNNNNNNNNNNNNNNNNNNNNNNNNNNNNNNNNNNNNNNNNNNNNNNNNNNNNNNNNNNNNNNNNNNNNNNNNNNNNNNNNNNNNNNNNNGAAAGAGGCAGTAcaagagggagaagaaggaggaggaggggagagagagagagagaggaagaagaaaggagaaggaggaagaaagaagaaggaaaaagaaaaggagaaaggggaagaaaagagaaagaaaagggggagaccggcggcactcgcggcacgcggtcggagcacgcgcacggcgtctgacaccggcacgcggcgagattcgcgagcacagataaaaagataggtggggggtcggcatgggtaccgggacggcgaaattgccgggaagggttccgatttccgggagctcagcggtaaaagattttaaagacggtttttaacgggtgattttagttagtgatttttgCGGGCGTTACAAGTGGGAAGGGGAGTACGGTGGGGCGGGCGAGCTATTTATAGCCGCGACGAGCTCGTGGGGCTGGCCGGTGGGTCGGAGGGGCGCTGGCACGCTGCTGCGGGGTGGACCGGCCACGGCGGGCACCATTGGCGGATAGGGGAGGCGACTTGGAGGGCGTGCTTGCAGGCGGGTGCCGCAGGCGAAGCAGGCGTGCACGGATGAACAGCTCCAtcagggcgctgcaggcgaggccgaggagctgCTGCGTCTTGTCTCGGGCGTGCGttggcgggcacggcggcggtggcgtgccagAGCGTCGCAGGGCACCCGCGGATAGAGCAGTGGCAGGGGGGTGACTCGACGGGGCAGCGATGAGGAGCACATGCGAtggggcggccggcgaggggagcgCGGCGCACGCGTGCTCGGCGTGAGCTCTGGTGCGGGATTTGCGGGATCGGACGATAGGGCAATCTTCGACCGCGATCTTctccagatttttgaactgcacaacccctactccctttacaaaagttgtaggcctAGGATCTAAGTTCATTTCTTGTAATTGTCTTGATTTCAAATTCAAAGCTGAATTGAAGATAAAacgcttcaaagtttggcaaaATCCAAAACTTTCAGACTTGAACACTTCAGCCATTTTTGACAGTGTTGACCATTTTAGCTGCGTTTGACCTcgtttttgaaaaccttttgtgcatATTTTGGCCTAATcccaaaaatcaaagttgttaaggactcgtagcactaaaactttcatAAAAGGTTTGTCCTGAGCATACATTCgaaaatgtgagaaaaaggGCTCCAAAGTTCTGACTTTATTTGATCTGCACCTTTCGGCCCAGATTTGTAATTCGATATTTTGACCCTTTTCTGATCAGTTTCAAGCAAAAAGATAATTAGAAAAGTTGTTAGAATTTGTGAGTTATACAACTATTAGTTGGGCAGATTTTTAAGTTTTtgagcaaaaatttgagttatggcTTGAACACgtgtttagcttgtgaggggcaaaagggGTCATTTTACTTGGGTGCAAAGCTGTTCATTGGTTCCATTAAGCTCTAATGACTTCACTTAAGCTCAAAGAAGGTAAATTTTAGCTCGTTTgctacagcctaccccccttaaaggaatctcgccccgagattcgagtgaaagaaaaagaactagtgtggcttgGGTATCGTACCTCCCTAATCGAAAAGAAATCCACGGAAGTGGGTATTAAGATACTCCTCCGTTTCCCatgtggcttcggcttctgtgTGATGACTCCACTGAACTTTGAACATCCTCATTATTTTGTTCCGGGTCTTCCTTTCCTTGCGATCAACAATCTTGATTGGGTACTCCACATAGGAAAGATCCGGGTCTATCGATACCTCTTCTTGCTCAATAATTGCCGTGGGAACTCGTACACACTTCTTGAGCTGCGATACATGGAATATGTCATGTATAGCTGAAAGTCTGTTAGGGAGTTTAACTCTATATGCGACTGGTCCGCATATTTCCAtgatctcatagggaccaatgtaTCGGGGAGCTAATTTTCCTTTGATCCCAAACTGTTGTACACCCTTAGTCGGtgagactcggaggtatacatgatcaccaatgtcaaactgtaaGGGCCTTCTCCTTTTGTCAAAATAGCTTTTCTGTCGTGACTAGGCGGCTTtaagatttgcctgaattattttaacttgctcttcggcttcaacTACTAGATCAGGCCcgtaggtttgtctttctcctgcttgtgaCCAATTTAAAGGTGTTCGACACCttcgaccatatagggcttcaaatggtgccattttcaagctagcctggtagctattgttataggaaaattccgctaatggcaaacatttatcccaattcttgtcataatgtaTGACGCAAGCACGTAGCATGTCTTCTAGAATTTGATTCACcctttctgtttggccatcagtctgagggtgatatgttgagcGACGGATTAGCTTAGTGCCAAGTGTGgactgtagttgttcccaaaagcgtgcgaTGAATTGAACTCCTCGATTAGAGATGATTGTCTTcggcacaccatgtagggacACAATACGGTCAAGATACAATTCTGCATATTTCCGAGCGGTGTAGGTAgtgtgaacaggaaggaaatgtgccatcttggtaaggcggtccactataacccaaatagaATCATGGCGCTGAGAAGTAACGGGTaatcccacaatgaaatccatgttgatatcttcccatttccaagatggaataggtagcggttgcaaggtacctgctaccttcaagtggcttgccttgatacgttgacacgtgtcgcattccgagacatagcgcgcaatttccggtttcattccactccaccaaaatgtttgacggaggtcatgatacatcttattgctgccaggatgaatcgagaacttggagagatgtgcttcatccaggatttgcttcctaaggTCGGGGTTAGATGGGATaacaagtcggttctcatagtacactatTCCCTTCTCATCTTGTCGGAAATGTTTATACCCCTCATCTCTCTGTGCAGCTTTCtccttaattagctttaattcctcatcttctaattgtatcagcccaatttggtcctctaaggtagattcaatggaaacatgacctaaggtgccatggggaatagtttccaaactaagtttttcctatctcatgaattcggtgtttatgcccgagctggacaaattcgtcgtggtattcgttgatgacatcctagtgtactcgaagaatgaaaaggaacatgccgagcatcttcgcattgttcttcaacgcttgagagatcatcagctgtacgcgaagttctccaagtgtgagttctggttggagAATGTTAAATTCTTTGGACACACTATTTCTCGAGATGGCATTGCAGTCGACCCCAGCaaagtgcaagaggtcatggactggaagccacccacttcgatTCATCAAATCCGAAGCTTTCTTtgtctagcaggctactatcggcgatTCATTC
This sequence is a window from Setaria italica strain Yugu1 chromosome III, Setaria_italica_v2.0, whole genome shotgun sequence. Protein-coding genes within it:
- the LOC101782273 gene encoding protein phosphatase 1 regulatory subunit 12C, with the protein product MASINEEEAPSSPNAPTVAMDAKLMVAADRGDVKKLKGLLNKEDAMAMVVVTAATSKKPSKEDQFPAGRINPLLLASACVGSWKALNFLLEREDAKKAPMVAPTQEFLELLAGGSGTKGRIAVSAAGDVEEGVDHEPAPPAAGALLKGVTPDGDTALHAVASNGDNGDDFLKCAGIICDRDRDLLFAKNHMGDTPLHCAVRSGSSKMVSRLIALAEHEGAEGKLKLLRMENERHETALHEAVRIEDGRILDDQETLYAVLTDEDIRSPGHKGDADGGGAPEEKNMVRLLMGSDPELANYPAKGISPLCLAILLEKDTIAVTLYKKSGGNLSYSGPDGQNALHVAVLGATSTNTGTN